In Humulus lupulus chromosome 6, drHumLupu1.1, whole genome shotgun sequence, a single genomic region encodes these proteins:
- the LOC133783605 gene encoding protein LEAD-SENSITIVE 1-like: protein MGIVCGVDPQDLKAGDHIFSYRACYTYAHHGIYDEGNNIVIHYTRTQPESLPATEPASGGCDICNYQPKAERGVVACCLDCFLNGNSCSSSLNRFGYGVLPFQFLGRRIGTCSLDQSDAPEVVVQRARRILIGDDDFGEYHILDNNCESFATYCKTGKRLSFQAESLKSRAIFLKHKPFRFQNLKTTFAGLVFGYKVVVMINNHYLS, encoded by the exons ATGGGGATAGTGTGTGGTGTTGATCCACAAGATCTGAAAGCTGGAGATCACATTTTCTCTTACCGAGCCTGTTACACTTATGCTCATCACG GAATTTATGATGAAGGGAATAATATAGTAATCCACTACACCAGAACACAGCCGGAATCTCTCCCGGCGACTGAGCCCGCCAGTGGAGGGTGTGATATCTGCAATTACCAACCAAAAGCTGAGAGAGGTGTCGTGGCTTGTTGCTTGGATTGCTTCCTAAATGGCAACAGTTGTAGTAGTAGTCTCAACCGGTTTGGTTATGGCGTTTTGCCATTTCAGTTCTTGGGGAGAAGGATTGGAACGTGCAGCCTTGACCAAAGCGACGCCCCGGAAGTGGTGGTCCAGCGAGCTCGCCGAATACTGATCGGAGATGATGACTTCGGCGAATACCATATTCTAGACAACAACTGTGAGTCATTTGCTACTTATTGCAAGACAGGAAAGCGTTTGAGCTTCCAAGCTGAGTCTCTGAAGAGCAGAGCTATTTTCTTGAAACACAAACCTTTTAGGTTTCAGAATCTTAAAACCACTTTTGCCGGACTGGTGTTTGGTTACAAGGTTGTTGTCATGATTAACAACCATTATCTTAGCTGA
- the LOC133783606 gene encoding protein LEAD-SENSITIVE 1-like has translation MGIVCSVDRQDLKAGDHIFSFRAWYTYAHHGIYDEEKNMVIHYTRTQPESLPPTEPASGGCDICNYQPKAEKGVVACCLDCFLNGNSSSLNRFGYGVSPFQFLGRRIGTCSLDQSDAPEVVVRRARRMLIGDDDFGEYHLLDNNCESFATYCKTGKRLSFQAESLKSRAVFLKHKPFSFQNLKTTVAGMVFGYKVVVMINNHYLS, from the exons ATGGGGATAGTGTGTAGTGTTGATCGACAAGATCTGAAAGCTGGAGATCACATTTTCTCTTTCCGAGCCTGGTACACTTATGCTCATCATG GAATTTATGATGAAGAGAAAAATATGGTTATCCACTACACCAGAACACAGCCGGAATCTCTCCCGCCGACTGAACCCGCCAGTGGAGGGTGTGATATCTGCAATTACCAACCAAAAGCTGAGAAAGGTGTCGTGGCTTGTTGCTTGGATTGCTTCCTAAATGGCAACAGTAGTAGTCTCAACCGGTTTGGTTATGGCGTTTCGCCATTTCAGTTCTTGGGGAGAAGGATTGGAACGTGCAGCCTTGACCAAAGCGACGCCCCGGAAGTGGTGGTCCGGCGAGCTCGCCGAATGCTGATCGGAGATGATGACTTCGGCGAATACCATCTTCTAGACAACAACTGTGAGTCATTTGCTACTTATTGCAAGACAGGAAAGCGTTTGAGCTTTCAAGCTGAGTCTCTGAAGAGCAGAGCTGTTTTCTTGAAACACAAACCTTTTAGCTTTCAGAATCTGAAAACCACTGTTGCTGGAATGGTGTTTGGTTACAAGGTTGTTGTCATGATTAACAACCATTATCTTAGCTGA
- the LOC133783607 gene encoding protein LEAD-SENSITIVE 1-like, which produces MGIVCGVDRQDLKAGDHIFSYRACYTYAHHGIYDEENNMVIHYTRTQPESLSHSPTEPASGGCDICNYQPKSERGVVTSCLDCFLNGSSSSLNRFGYGILPLQFLVRRIGTCSLDQSDAPDVVVRRARQMLIGDDDFGEYYLLDNNCESFATYCKT; this is translated from the exons ATGGGGATAGTGTGTGGTGTTGATCGACAAGATCTGAAAGCTGGAGATCACATTTTTTCTTACCGAGCCTGTTACACTTATGCTCATCACG GAATTTATGATGAAGAGAATAATATGGTTATCCACTACACCAGAACACAGCCGGAATCTCTCTCTCACTCGCCGACGGAACCCGCCAGTGGAGGGTGTGACATCTGCAATTACCAACCAAAATCTGAGAGAGGTGTCGTGACTTCTTGCTTGGATTGCTTCCTAAATGGCAGCAGTAGTAGTCTCAACCGGTTTGGTTATGGCATTTTGCCACTTCAGTTCTTGGTGAGAAGGATTGGAACGTGCAGCCTTGACCAAAGCGACGCCCCGGATGTGGTGGTCCGGCGAGCTCGCCAAATGCTGATCGGAGATGATGACTTCGGCGAATACTATCTTCTAGACAACAACTGTGAGTCATTTGCTACTTACTGCAAGACATGA